A single Populus alba chromosome 7, ASM523922v2, whole genome shotgun sequence DNA region contains:
- the LOC118032096 gene encoding PTI1-like tyrosine-protein kinase 3, protein MRRWLCCTCQVEESYQEHENERIRSTGNFGDGYPKGSKVSAPAKAEVQKEAPPVEVPALSLEELKEKTDNFGSKALIGEGSYGRVYYANLESGKAVAIKKLDVASEPETNVEFLTQVSMVSRLKHENFVELLGYCVEGNLRVLAYEFATMGSLHDILHGRKGVQGAQPGPVLDWMQRVRIAVDAARGLEYLHEKVQPAVIHRDVRSSNVLLFEDFKAKIADFNLSNQAPDMAARLHSTRVLGTFGYHAPEYAMTGQLTQKSDVYSFGVVLLELLTGRKPVDHTMPRGQQSLVTWATPRLSEDKVKQCVDPKLKGEYPPKGVAKLAAVAALCVQYESEFRPNMSIVVKALQPLLKAAAAAPAPAPAPAPAPET, encoded by the exons ATGCGTCGGTGGCTCTGCTGTACCTGTCAGGTAGAGGAGTCTTACCAAGAACATGAGAATGAGCGCATCAGAAGCACGGGGAACTTTGGTGATG GGTATCCTAAAGGCTCAAAAGTATCAGCTCCTGCCAAAGCAGAAGTACAGAAAGAAGCACCACCTGTTGAAGTGCCTGCGTTGTCTTTGGAAGAACTGAAAGAAAAGACAGATAATTTCGGGTCTAAGGCATTGATTGGTGAAGGTTCCTATGGAAGAGTTTATTATGCAAACTTAGAAAGTGGAAAAGCTGTGGCCATAAAGAAACTTGATGTTGCCAGCGAGCCGGAGACAAATGTTGAATTTTTGACCCAG GTTTCCATGGTGTCAAGattgaaacatgaaaattttGTGGAGTTACTCGGTTACTGTGTAGAAGGAAATCTTCGAGTGCTTGCATATGAGTTCGCAACAATGGGATCCCTCCATGACATATTGCATG GTAGAAAGGGAGTTCAAGGTGCACAGCCAGGACCAGTGCTTGATTGGATGCAGCGAGTGAGAATTGCTGTCGATGCAGCAAGGGGATTGGAATACTTGCATGAGAAAGTACAACCTGCTGTGATACACAGAGATGTCAGATCAAGCAATGTGCTTCTGTTTGAAGACTTCAAAGCCAAGATCGCAGATTTTAACCTTTCAAATCAGGCTCCTGACATGGCTGCTCGCCTTCATTCAACTCGAGTTTTAGGAACCTTTGGTTATCATGCTCCTGA GTATGCAATGACTGGACAATTGACACAGAAGAGTGATGTTTACAGTTTCGGAGTAGTTCTCCTAGAGCTTCTTACTGGGAGGAAACCTGTTGATCATACCATGCCACGTGGACAGCAGAGCCTTGTTACATGG GCTACACCAAGACTGAGTGAAGACAAAGTTAAACAATGTGTAGATCCAAAGCTGAAAGGAGAATACCCCCCTAAAGGAGTTGCCAAG TTGGCAGCTGTGGCAGCCTTATGTGTGCAGTATGAATCTGAGTTCCGGCCAAATATGAGCATTGTTGTCAAGGCTCTCCAACCACTTCTGAAGGCTGCCGCTGCCGCTCCTGCTCCTGCTCCTGCTCCTGCTCCTGCTCCTGAGACCTAA
- the LOC118032095 gene encoding uncharacterized protein isoform X1, translating into MADDTSVGSKRRITEIEEESLLQKQQQDHSCSLFSTFSPQGDSIISPTNAVQEEANHQDNPSPTSFKKVKSSCLTESDTSFREKQGIGFEENEVKCHFLNEKNVAFCGLVSGSCESGEFDEKIESSGAKVKETENSVDGGLKKGEIEWSVDDAKEVKEKRKDFVGSECFEAEMGLGTDDNKESAKAKESGGESLLEAKKKQLLEELEVGSILKNKTSVDNNVDDFDTNVGVSGSLKGFHESVRRSLKFELIDDTVLIEPVSETETANGGANAAERNGKKNGKQGTDGKKEKRPRRRGKVATKGLETSEGQKKVTQVGEAQNRTIHVGEIRDKCATDGDQMKRKYSRVEMEALRFANIVEQRKLWRDVYTGLGYDIVEGYKDLASSKHQKNVSLNFNPLEPFGRKEPGILGVVAARGRWNR; encoded by the coding sequence ATGGCTGATGATACATCAGTTGGTTCCAAAAGAAGAATCACAGAGATTGAAGAAGAATCTCTccttcaaaaacaacaacaagaccACTCTTGTTCTCTTTTCTCTACATTCTCTCCTCAAGGAGACTCAATTATTTCACCTACAAATGCAGTCCAAGAAGAAGCCAATCATCAAGACAATCCAAGCCCAACGTCTTTCAAGAAGGTAAAGAGCTCTTGTTTAACTGAATCTGATACTAGTTTCCGAGAGAAACAAGGAATCGgttttgaagaaaatgaagtaAAGTGtcattttttgaatgaaaagaaTGTTGCTTTTTGTGGATTGGTTTCTGGGTCTTGTGAAAGTGGAGAGTTTGATGAAAAGATTGAGAGTTCTGGTGCGAAAGTGAAAGAAACTGAGAATTCTGTGGATGGTGGATTAAAGAAAGGAGAGATTGAATGGAGTGTTGATGATGCGAAAGAAGTgaaagagaagaggaaagaTTTTGTGGGAAGTGAATGTTTTGAGGCTGAGATGGGCTTGGGTACTGATGATAATAAAGAGTCTGCGAAGGCGAAAGAAAGTGGAGGAGAAAGTTTATTGGAAGCAAAGAAGAAGCAGTTACTGGAAGAACTTGAAGTTGGTTCAATCTTGAAGAACAAAACCAGTGTGGATAACAATGTTGATGATTTTGATACTAATGTGGGAGTCTCGGGAAGTCTCAAAGGATTTCATGAATCTGTTAGACGttctttgaagtttgaattgaTTGATGATACAGTGTTGATTGAACCAGTTTCAGAGACCGAAACTGCTAATGGTGGTGCTAATGCTGCTGAGAGGAATGGAAAGAAGAATGGGAAACAGGGAACTGATggaaagaaggagaaaaggCCACGGAGAAGGGGAAAGGTTGCAACAAAGGGTTTGGAGACGAGTGAAGGGCAAAAGAAAGTGACCCAAGTTGGTGAAGCTCAAAATAGAACAATCCATGTTGGTGAAATTCGAGATAAATGTGCAACAGATGGGGATCAGATGAAGAGGAAGTACTCGAGGGTGGAAATGGAGGCCCTGAGGTTTGCAAATATTGTAGAACAGAGAAAATTGTGGAGAGATGTATACACTGGACTTGGATATGATATCGTGGAGGGGTATAAAGACTTGGCAAGTTCAAAGCATCAGAAGAACGTTAGCTTGAACTTCAATCCCCTGGAGCCTTTTGGAAGGAAGGAACCTGGCATTCTTG
- the LOC118032095 gene encoding uncharacterized protein isoform X2: MADDTSVGSKRRITEIEEESLLQKQQQDHSCSLFSTFSPQGDSIISPTNAVQEEANHQDNPSPTSFKKVKSSCLTESDTSFREKQGIGFEENEVKCHFLNEKNVAFCGLVSGSCESGEFDEKIESSGAKVKETENSVDGGLKKGEIEWSVDDAKEVKEKRKDFVGSECFEAEMGLGTDDNKESAKAKESGGESLLEAKKKQLLEELEVGSILKNKTSVDNNVDDFDTNVGVSGSLKGFHESVRRSLKFELIDDTVLIEPVSETETANGGANAAERNGKKNGKQGTDGKKEKRPRRRGKVATKGLETSEGQKKVTQVGEAQNRTIHVGEIRDKCATDGDQMKRKYSRVEMEALRFANIVEQRKLWRDVYTGLGYDIVEGYKDLASSKHQKNVSLNFNPLEPFGRKEPGILGGRLLTFLKLK, from the coding sequence ATGGCTGATGATACATCAGTTGGTTCCAAAAGAAGAATCACAGAGATTGAAGAAGAATCTCTccttcaaaaacaacaacaagaccACTCTTGTTCTCTTTTCTCTACATTCTCTCCTCAAGGAGACTCAATTATTTCACCTACAAATGCAGTCCAAGAAGAAGCCAATCATCAAGACAATCCAAGCCCAACGTCTTTCAAGAAGGTAAAGAGCTCTTGTTTAACTGAATCTGATACTAGTTTCCGAGAGAAACAAGGAATCGgttttgaagaaaatgaagtaAAGTGtcattttttgaatgaaaagaaTGTTGCTTTTTGTGGATTGGTTTCTGGGTCTTGTGAAAGTGGAGAGTTTGATGAAAAGATTGAGAGTTCTGGTGCGAAAGTGAAAGAAACTGAGAATTCTGTGGATGGTGGATTAAAGAAAGGAGAGATTGAATGGAGTGTTGATGATGCGAAAGAAGTgaaagagaagaggaaagaTTTTGTGGGAAGTGAATGTTTTGAGGCTGAGATGGGCTTGGGTACTGATGATAATAAAGAGTCTGCGAAGGCGAAAGAAAGTGGAGGAGAAAGTTTATTGGAAGCAAAGAAGAAGCAGTTACTGGAAGAACTTGAAGTTGGTTCAATCTTGAAGAACAAAACCAGTGTGGATAACAATGTTGATGATTTTGATACTAATGTGGGAGTCTCGGGAAGTCTCAAAGGATTTCATGAATCTGTTAGACGttctttgaagtttgaattgaTTGATGATACAGTGTTGATTGAACCAGTTTCAGAGACCGAAACTGCTAATGGTGGTGCTAATGCTGCTGAGAGGAATGGAAAGAAGAATGGGAAACAGGGAACTGATggaaagaaggagaaaaggCCACGGAGAAGGGGAAAGGTTGCAACAAAGGGTTTGGAGACGAGTGAAGGGCAAAAGAAAGTGACCCAAGTTGGTGAAGCTCAAAATAGAACAATCCATGTTGGTGAAATTCGAGATAAATGTGCAACAGATGGGGATCAGATGAAGAGGAAGTACTCGAGGGTGGAAATGGAGGCCCTGAGGTTTGCAAATATTGTAGAACAGAGAAAATTGTGGAGAGATGTATACACTGGACTTGGATATGATATCGTGGAGGGGTATAAAGACTTGGCAAGTTCAAAGCATCAGAAGAACGTTAGCTTGAACTTCAATCCCCTGGAGCCTTTTGGAAGGAAGGAACCTGGCATTCTTG